A genomic stretch from Vibrio coralliilyticus includes:
- a CDS encoding Trm112 family protein — MDHRLLEIVACPVCKGKLTFDKDKQELICKLDRLAYPIKEGIPVLLEPEAREMSMEEGR, encoded by the coding sequence ATGGATCACCGTCTGCTTGAGATTGTTGCTTGCCCAGTGTGTAAAGGCAAACTAACGTTTGATAAAGATAAACAAGAACTGATCTGCAAGTTAGATCGCCTTGCTTACCCTATCAAAGAAGGTATTCCTGTTTTGTTGGAACCAGAAGCGCGCGAGATGAGCATGGAAGAGGGGCGATAA
- a CDS encoding PrkA family serine protein kinase, translated as MSIFDHYQARYEAAKDEELSLQEFLTLCKDDKSAYANAAERLLMAIGEPELIDTAQDPCLSRIFSNRVISRYETFKDFYGMEEAIEQIVSYLKHAAQGLEERKQILYLLGPVGGGKSSLAEKLKALMQQVPIYVLSADGERSPVNDHPFCLFDVGEDGELLKREYGIEKRYLRSIMSPWAAKRLHEFGGDITKFKVVKVRPSILDQVAIAKTEPGDENNQDISSLVGKVDIRQLEHYSQDDPDAYSYSGALCRANQGLMEFVEMFKAPIKVLHPLLTATQEGNYNGTEGLSALPFDGMILAHSNESEWQTFRNNKNNEAFLDRVYIVKVPYCLRVSEEVKIYQKLLDHSELAKAPCSPSTLELLSQFSILSRLKDPENSSIFSKMRVYDGETLKDTDPKAKSYQEYRDFAGVDEGMSGLSTRFAFKILSRVFNFDQTEVAANPVHLFYVIEQQIEREQFPQETAEKYLEFLKGYLVPRYVEFIGKEIQTAYLESYSEYGQNIFDRYVTYADFWIQDQEYRDPETGQLFDRSALNNELEKIEKTAGISNPKDFRNEIVNFVLRARANNNGQNPVWTSYEKLRTVIEKKMFSNTEELLPVISFNAKTSSEDQKKHDDFVARMMEKGYTEKQVRLLSEWYLRVRKSS; from the coding sequence ATGAGTATTTTCGACCATTACCAAGCGCGCTACGAAGCTGCCAAGGATGAAGAATTATCTTTACAGGAATTCTTGACGCTATGTAAAGATGACAAAAGTGCTTACGCCAATGCCGCAGAGCGTCTACTAATGGCAATCGGCGAACCAGAGCTAATCGATACAGCGCAAGATCCATGCTTAAGCCGAATTTTTTCGAATCGGGTCATTTCCCGTTACGAAACCTTCAAAGATTTTTATGGAATGGAAGAAGCGATTGAACAAATCGTTTCTTACTTGAAACATGCAGCTCAAGGCTTGGAAGAACGTAAGCAGATTCTTTACTTGCTCGGCCCTGTTGGCGGCGGTAAATCCTCCTTGGCAGAGAAACTGAAAGCGCTCATGCAGCAAGTACCAATTTACGTATTATCCGCTGATGGAGAGCGCAGCCCAGTCAACGACCATCCATTCTGTTTATTCGATGTAGGCGAAGATGGGGAGCTACTAAAACGCGAATATGGCATCGAAAAACGCTATCTGCGATCGATCATGTCCCCATGGGCAGCAAAACGCCTACACGAATTTGGTGGTGATATTACTAAGTTCAAAGTGGTAAAAGTACGACCTTCCATCTTGGATCAAGTTGCAATTGCCAAAACTGAGCCTGGTGATGAAAACAACCAAGACATTTCTTCACTTGTCGGTAAGGTGGATATTCGCCAGTTAGAACATTACTCTCAGGACGACCCAGATGCTTACAGTTACTCAGGCGCTTTGTGCCGAGCTAACCAAGGCTTGATGGAGTTCGTCGAGATGTTCAAAGCACCAATCAAAGTGCTTCACCCTTTACTAACAGCCACCCAGGAAGGCAACTACAACGGTACCGAAGGTCTGTCTGCCCTTCCATTTGATGGCATGATACTTGCCCACTCAAACGAATCCGAGTGGCAGACTTTCCGTAACAACAAAAACAACGAAGCGTTCCTCGATCGTGTATACATCGTCAAGGTTCCGTACTGTTTACGTGTTTCCGAAGAAGTCAAAATCTATCAGAAACTGCTTGATCACTCAGAGCTTGCCAAAGCACCCTGTTCACCAAGTACACTGGAATTACTGTCTCAATTTAGCATCCTCTCTCGACTAAAAGATCCCGAGAACTCATCAATTTTCTCTAAGATGCGCGTCTACGACGGTGAAACATTAAAAGATACCGATCCAAAAGCGAAGAGCTATCAGGAGTACCGTGATTTTGCGGGCGTTGACGAAGGCATGTCAGGTTTATCAACGCGTTTCGCATTCAAGATCTTGTCAAGAGTGTTTAATTTCGACCAGACTGAAGTCGCTGCAAACCCAGTACACCTTTTCTACGTAATTGAGCAACAAATTGAACGTGAGCAGTTCCCTCAAGAAACCGCAGAGAAATATCTTGAGTTTCTCAAAGGGTATCTTGTGCCTCGCTACGTTGAGTTTATTGGTAAAGAAATTCAGACCGCCTATCTAGAATCTTATTCTGAATACGGTCAAAACATTTTTGACCGCTATGTCACCTACGCGGACTTCTGGATTCAGGACCAAGAGTATCGTGACCCAGAAACAGGCCAGCTCTTCGACCGTTCTGCACTGAACAATGAGCTAGAGAAAATAGAGAAAACGGCAGGTATTAGTAACCCTAAAGATTTCCGTAACGAAATAGTGAATTTTGTTCTTCGTGCACGTGCGAATAACAACGGACAAAACCCTGTTTGGACAAGCTACGAGAAACTCCGCACTGTTATTGAGAAGAAAATGTTCTCAAATACGGAAGAACTATTACCCGTTATCTCCTTCAATGCGAAAACCTCTTCTGAAGATCAGAAGAAACATGACGACTTCGTCGCTCGTATGATGGAGAAAGGCTATACAGAGAAGCAAGTTCGCTTGCTATCGGAATGGTATTTACGCGTGCGTAAATCATCTTAA
- the kdsB gene encoding 3-deoxy-manno-octulosonate cytidylyltransferase, whose translation MSFTVVIPARYESTRLPGKPLADISGKPMVQWVYEQSLQAGAEKVIVATDDVRVENAVKAFGGEVCMTSAEHESGTERLAEVVKVMKIPDDHVIVNVQGDEPLIPPTIITQVANNLAASQAPMATLAVEISHEDEVFNPNAVKVLTDKDGYAMYFSRATIPWDRDNFANGGKTVAQPLMRHIGIYAYRAGFINTYINWEPTTLEKIESLEQLRVLWYGEKIHVEVAKEAPPAGVDTPEDLEVVRKLIANK comes from the coding sequence ATGTCGTTTACCGTTGTCATACCCGCGCGATACGAGTCCACTCGTCTGCCCGGTAAACCATTAGCTGATATTAGTGGGAAGCCAATGGTTCAGTGGGTTTATGAGCAGTCTTTACAAGCCGGTGCAGAAAAAGTCATTGTGGCAACAGATGATGTGCGAGTTGAGAATGCTGTTAAAGCATTTGGTGGTGAGGTTTGTATGACATCTGCAGAACATGAATCAGGAACTGAGCGTTTAGCTGAAGTCGTTAAGGTCATGAAGATTCCAGATGATCATGTGATCGTGAATGTTCAGGGGGATGAACCGCTGATCCCGCCTACCATTATTACGCAGGTGGCTAATAACCTTGCTGCAAGCCAAGCTCCAATGGCGACCCTAGCGGTAGAAATCTCACATGAAGACGAAGTTTTTAACCCGAATGCTGTGAAAGTTCTAACGGATAAAGATGGTTATGCGATGTATTTTAGTCGTGCAACTATACCTTGGGATCGAGATAATTTTGCCAATGGTGGAAAAACGGTTGCTCAACCTCTGATGCGTCACATAGGAATATATGCCTATCGTGCTGGTTTCATTAATACCTATATCAACTGGGAACCAACCACTCTAGAGAAAATCGAAAGCTTAGAGCAACTTCGTGTACTTTGGTATGGTGAGAAAATTCATGTTGAAGTGGCGAAAGAAGCGCCTCCAGCAGGAGTGGACACACCAGAAGACTTAGAGGTAGTGAGAAAACTCATTGCTAACAAATAA
- the lpxK gene encoding tetraacyldisaccharide 4'-kinase, with product MIEKIWFENHPIRYVLWPLLWPLSRVFWMISRARRQAFQSGKKDSYKAPIPVVVVGNITAGGNGKTPVVIWLVEKLQAMGYSPGVVSRGYGAKAPCYPLLVEEQTSTKHCGDEPKLIFKRTGVPVAVSPVRSDAVKTLLPLDVDIVITDDGLQHYALQRDVEIVVVDGHRRFGCEQLIPLGPLREPTERLASVDFIITNGGQARENEAAMTLTPKLAVNLKTGETVPVSHLDLLVAIAGIGHPPRFFNTLEALGASPVVTQGFADHKDFEPSELRALASQGQHLIMTEKDAVKCASYAELNWWYLPVTASFSALDETRILSKIKEVKEKYGSPSA from the coding sequence GTGATTGAAAAAATCTGGTTTGAAAACCATCCTATTCGCTATGTTCTGTGGCCCTTGTTGTGGCCACTTAGCCGAGTTTTTTGGATGATAAGCCGAGCTCGGCGTCAAGCATTTCAATCGGGTAAAAAAGACAGCTATAAAGCGCCTATACCTGTTGTAGTCGTGGGTAATATTACCGCTGGTGGTAATGGTAAAACACCTGTTGTGATTTGGCTGGTGGAGAAACTCCAAGCAATGGGATATTCACCAGGGGTCGTTTCTCGCGGTTATGGCGCTAAAGCGCCGTGCTATCCTCTGCTAGTGGAAGAGCAAACATCGACCAAGCATTGTGGTGATGAGCCTAAACTTATTTTCAAGCGCACCGGAGTGCCTGTTGCAGTATCTCCTGTGCGCAGTGATGCCGTGAAAACTTTGCTTCCTCTTGACGTAGATATTGTCATTACTGATGATGGTTTACAGCACTACGCACTACAAAGAGATGTTGAGATTGTGGTGGTAGATGGCCATCGTCGATTTGGCTGTGAACAGCTCATACCTCTTGGCCCTCTACGTGAACCAACAGAGCGGTTAGCCTCGGTTGACTTCATTATCACCAATGGTGGTCAGGCAAGAGAGAATGAAGCTGCCATGACATTGACACCTAAGCTTGCTGTTAACCTGAAAACAGGAGAAACAGTGCCTGTAAGCCATTTAGACCTGCTCGTTGCGATAGCTGGCATTGGGCATCCTCCTAGGTTTTTTAACACGTTGGAGGCTCTTGGCGCGTCTCCTGTTGTAACCCAAGGTTTTGCCGACCACAAAGATTTTGAACCGTCAGAGTTGAGAGCCTTGGCAAGTCAAGGCCAACATTTGATTATGACAGAGAAAGATGCAGTAAAATGCGCGAGCTATGCAGAGCTAAACTGGTGGTATCTTCCGGTCACTGCTAGTTTTAGTGCTCTAGATGAGACGCGTATTTTGAGTAAGATTAAAGAGGTTAAGGAAAAGTATGGATCACCGTCTGCTTGA
- a CDS encoding YeaH/YhbH family protein, whose translation MAQFIDRRLNGKNKSAVNRQRFLRRHKEQIKESVADAVNRRSITNTETGEDVAIPHKDIKEPIFHQGKGGVKERVHPGNDQFITGDKIERPKGGGQGGGSGEGDASPDGEGQDEFVFQISKDEYLDILFEDLELPNLEKNQIHKITEWKTHRAGYQTAGVPANIAIVKSLQQSLARRTAMTAGKKRMLRALEQELDQVKMSEPAQLLEEKRLKKEIKDLRRKIDTVPFIDTFDLRFKNYERRPIPSSQAVMFCLMDVSGSMDQATKDIAKRFYVLLYLFLTRTYENVDVVFIRHHTQAKEVDEHEFFYSQETGGTIVSSALKLMKEIVAERYPVGDWNIYAAQASDGDNWADDSPRCRELLTKNLLPTCQYYSYIEITRRSHQTLWHEYEKLEGAFDNFAMKNIRSVEDIFPVFRELFKKETA comes from the coding sequence ATGGCGCAATTTATTGACCGACGACTGAACGGAAAAAATAAGAGCGCGGTAAACCGCCAACGCTTTTTACGTCGTCATAAAGAACAAATCAAAGAATCTGTCGCAGACGCAGTCAATCGCCGTTCAATCACGAATACCGAAACAGGCGAAGATGTCGCGATACCTCATAAAGATATAAAAGAGCCTATTTTTCACCAAGGCAAAGGCGGTGTAAAAGAACGGGTCCACCCGGGTAATGACCAATTTATTACTGGTGATAAAATTGAGCGCCCTAAAGGGGGTGGTCAAGGCGGAGGTTCTGGTGAGGGTGATGCCAGCCCCGACGGTGAAGGGCAAGACGAATTCGTATTCCAAATTTCAAAAGATGAATACCTAGACATTCTGTTTGAAGATCTAGAGCTTCCCAATCTGGAAAAAAATCAGATCCATAAAATCACCGAATGGAAAACACACCGAGCGGGTTACCAAACTGCCGGTGTTCCTGCCAACATTGCTATTGTTAAATCTCTTCAGCAGTCTCTTGCACGTCGAACAGCAATGACAGCAGGTAAAAAGCGGATGTTAAGAGCACTTGAGCAGGAACTTGATCAGGTAAAAATGAGTGAACCTGCTCAGCTACTTGAAGAAAAAAGACTTAAAAAAGAAATTAAAGACCTAAGAAGGAAAATCGACACAGTTCCTTTCATCGATACCTTTGACCTTAGATTCAAAAACTATGAAAGACGCCCTATCCCATCAAGCCAAGCGGTAATGTTCTGCTTAATGGATGTTTCAGGATCCATGGATCAAGCAACCAAAGATATTGCCAAGCGTTTTTACGTTTTATTGTACTTGTTCTTAACCCGGACTTACGAAAACGTGGATGTCGTTTTTATCCGCCATCACACGCAAGCAAAAGAAGTGGACGAACATGAATTCTTTTATTCTCAGGAAACAGGCGGCACCATTGTATCAAGTGCTCTGAAGTTAATGAAAGAAATTGTCGCAGAACGATACCCAGTGGGAGATTGGAACATTTACGCTGCACAAGCTTCTGATGGCGATAACTGGGCAGATGATTCACCACGTTGCCGTGAGCTATTAACAAAGAATCTACTACCTACCTGTCAATATTACTCTTACATCGAAATCACGCGCCGCTCTCATCAGACCCTATGGCATGAGTACGAGAAACTGGAAGGTGCCTTTGATAATTTTGCAATGAAAAACATTCGCAGTGTCGAAGACATATTCCCAGTATTCCGAGAGCTATTCAAAAAAGAAACCGCTTAG
- a CDS encoding YfbU family protein yields the protein MEMTNAQRLILSNQYYLMSQLNPENAAKYSRLQTIVERGYELQMRELDKEFGCLKEAECREIIDIMEMFHAMQESAKMLSETEQRDIDQRRLAFLGFDISTEAQQVHYVRFLVDSEGLYSQFDKGEHHFNAQMPMLEKYRRMLITWRNCPRQYHLCSNELKQIFNA from the coding sequence ATGGAAATGACTAACGCTCAACGATTGATCCTATCTAACCAGTATTACCTCATGTCTCAGTTGAATCCAGAGAACGCCGCGAAATACAGCCGTTTACAAACGATAGTTGAACGCGGCTACGAACTTCAGATGCGAGAACTGGACAAAGAATTCGGTTGCTTGAAAGAAGCAGAATGCCGAGAAATCATTGATATCATGGAAATGTTTCATGCTATGCAAGAGTCAGCCAAAATGCTGTCTGAAACAGAGCAGCGTGATATCGATCAACGCCGTTTGGCTTTCCTCGGTTTCGACATTTCGACTGAGGCACAGCAAGTTCACTACGTGAGATTTCTTGTCGATTCTGAAGGCTTATATTCTCAGTTTGATAAAGGCGAACATCATTTCAATGCACAAATGCCAATGCTGGAAAAATACCGACGAATGCTGATAACTTGGCGCAACTGCCCTCGCCAATATCATCTATGCAGCAATGAACTTAAACAAATTTTTAATGCTTGA
- the msbA gene encoding lipid A ABC transporter ATP-binding protein/permease MsbA produces the protein MSLNQDETTLQTFKRLWTYIRLYKAGLAVAVVALIINAVADTYMVSLLKPLLDEGFGDTESNFLRTLPFIVFGMMVLRGLSGFVSAYCLSWVSGNVVMLMRRRIFSQFMHMPVSYFDKESTGGLLSRITYDSEQVAGATSRALVSIVREGASIIGLLVLMFWNSWQLSLVLFIVAPLVAWAIGIVSKRFRKISKSMQDTMGHVTASAEQMLKGHKVVLSYGGQGVERERFDTVSNQMRQQSMKLVAAQAIANPVIQIIASIALVVVLFLASVDSIKEQLTPGTFTVVFSAMFGLLRPLKALTNVTSEFQRGMAASQTLFALMDLETEQDNGQYETDKARGEVTVKNVTFTYEGKEAPALRNVSFSIPKGKTVALVGRSGSGKSTIANLFTRFYDVDSGSIELDGHDIRDYKLTNLRSHFALVSQNVHLFNDTIANNIAYAATEDYSREQIEEAARLAYAMDFIDNMDDGLDTIIGENGTSLSGGQRQRIAIARALLRDAPVLILDEATSALDTESEKAIQSALDELQKNKTVLVIAHRLSTIEKADEILVVDEGEIVERGDHATLIEKDGAYAQLHRIQFGA, from the coding sequence ATGTCTCTTAATCAAGATGAAACGACCCTGCAGACTTTTAAGCGTCTCTGGACCTATATTCGCCTGTACAAAGCGGGTCTCGCTGTCGCGGTCGTTGCTCTCATTATCAATGCGGTTGCGGATACTTACATGGTATCGCTACTAAAACCTCTACTGGATGAAGGTTTTGGGGATACCGAATCTAATTTTCTTCGCACGCTGCCTTTCATTGTTTTTGGCATGATGGTTCTTCGAGGACTGAGTGGATTTGTTTCTGCCTACTGTTTGAGTTGGGTATCAGGCAACGTCGTTATGTTAATGCGTCGGCGGATCTTTAGTCAGTTTATGCATATGCCAGTGTCTTATTTTGATAAAGAATCCACAGGTGGGTTGCTGTCTCGCATTACTTATGACTCAGAGCAGGTAGCAGGTGCCACCAGTCGAGCCCTAGTCAGTATTGTTCGTGAAGGTGCAAGTATTATCGGTTTACTGGTACTGATGTTTTGGAATAGCTGGCAACTGTCACTGGTACTTTTCATTGTCGCACCACTTGTCGCTTGGGCCATTGGTATTGTTTCAAAGCGGTTCCGTAAGATATCTAAGAGTATGCAAGACACTATGGGGCATGTGACTGCATCTGCGGAACAGATGTTAAAAGGGCATAAGGTCGTACTAAGTTATGGAGGCCAGGGGGTTGAACGAGAGCGCTTTGATACTGTGAGCAACCAAATGCGCCAGCAGTCGATGAAGCTGGTTGCTGCACAAGCCATTGCCAACCCTGTGATTCAGATCATTGCTTCTATCGCCTTGGTTGTGGTGCTTTTCTTAGCGAGTGTGGATTCGATTAAAGAACAGCTGACACCCGGTACCTTCACGGTCGTCTTTTCCGCTATGTTTGGACTATTACGTCCACTGAAAGCTCTCACCAATGTGACTTCAGAGTTTCAGCGAGGTATGGCGGCGAGCCAAACCTTGTTTGCCTTAATGGACTTGGAAACAGAGCAAGACAACGGTCAGTATGAGACTGACAAAGCTCGTGGCGAAGTGACTGTAAAAAATGTGACGTTTACTTATGAAGGGAAAGAAGCTCCAGCACTGAGAAATGTGAGCTTTAGTATACCAAAAGGCAAAACAGTCGCCCTTGTTGGTCGTTCTGGTTCGGGTAAGAGTACCATTGCTAACCTCTTTACCCGTTTTTATGACGTTGATTCAGGCAGCATCGAATTAGATGGTCATGATATTCGGGATTACAAGCTGACCAACCTCCGTAGTCATTTTGCGCTGGTTTCGCAAAATGTGCATTTATTTAACGACACCATTGCCAATAACATCGCTTATGCTGCCACTGAGGATTACAGCCGTGAGCAGATTGAAGAAGCTGCTCGCTTAGCTTATGCGATGGACTTTATCGATAATATGGATGATGGGCTGGATACCATTATTGGTGAAAACGGGACAAGCCTTTCCGGCGGTCAGCGTCAGCGTATCGCCATTGCCCGCGCTTTATTGCGTGATGCACCAGTTTTGATTCTCGATGAAGCGACCTCTGCACTTGATACCGAGTCAGAAAAGGCTATTCAGTCAGCATTAGATGAGCTTCAGAAGAACAAAACGGTGCTTGTGATTGCGCATAGATTATCTACGATTGAAAAGGCCGATGAGATTCTGGTCGTTGACGAAGGTGAGATCGTTGAGCGTGGTGATCATGCCACCTTGATAGAGAAAGACGGCGCGTATGCGCAACTGCATCGAATTCAGTTTGGTGCTTAA
- a CDS encoding energy-coupling factor ABC transporter permease, protein MNFIWKDVYYTFWPKLSTERGFQHLTFAVILALFALWSAQAGVKEGLSIHFLALTSLTLMYGWRSAYGLSIIISLLLALFGQRSFTELPEYLLLSCLLPIAISYFIFLTSYRYLPRNIFVFIFVAGFFNGALTGSAHLLINSAYHVIQGSYDWETVVDNYMVFVPLLAFPEGLLNGMTMAMFAVFKPEWLRVFSDRDYIYNHYHKK, encoded by the coding sequence ATTAATTTTATCTGGAAAGATGTCTACTACACTTTCTGGCCTAAGCTCAGCACAGAGCGAGGCTTTCAACACCTAACTTTCGCTGTCATCTTGGCCTTATTTGCTCTTTGGTCTGCACAAGCAGGTGTCAAAGAAGGGCTGTCGATTCATTTTCTAGCGCTGACCTCTTTGACTCTAATGTATGGTTGGCGCAGTGCCTATGGCTTATCCATCATCATCTCTTTGTTATTAGCCTTATTTGGCCAACGCAGTTTCACTGAACTGCCAGAGTATCTTCTTCTTTCCTGCCTACTCCCAATCGCCATTAGCTATTTTATCTTTCTCACAAGCTACCGGTACTTACCTAGAAACATATTTGTCTTTATATTCGTAGCCGGTTTTTTCAATGGCGCGTTAACAGGAAGCGCACATCTGCTCATCAACTCTGCTTATCATGTGATACAGGGATCATACGACTGGGAAACCGTAGTCGACAACTACATGGTATTTGTCCCATTACTTGCTTTTCCTGAAGGGCTGTTGAACGGCATGACGATGGCGATGTTTGCGGTGTTCAAGCCTGAATGGCTACGGGTTTTCTCCGACCGCGATTACATCTATAACCACTACCATAAAAAGTAA
- a CDS encoding SpoVR family protein encodes MTTKTKKATKKKTLPDGPDWTFDLLERYHVEIKRVADHYRLDTYPNQIEVITSEQMMDAYSSIGMPINYNHWSFGKKFIQTEQGYKHGQMGLAYEIVINSDPCIAYLMEENTVTMQALVMAHACYGHNSFFKGNYLFQTWTDASSIIDYLLFAKNYIAECEQKYGVQEVEDLLDSCHALMNFGVDRYKRPEKISIAEEKMRQEEREAYLQSQVNDLWRTVPKGKVEQEESKIRFPSEPQENILYFIEKHAPLLEPWQREIVRIVRKISQYFYPQKQTQVMNEGWATFWHYTILNHMYDEGLVTERFILEFLHSHTSVVAQPAYNSPYFSGINPYALGFAMFRDIRRICEEPTDEDKEWFPELAGTDWLEAVHFAMKNFKDESFISQYLSPKLMRDFKLFAITDDDRKNYVEVTAIHNDLGYRDIREKLAGQYNLSSLEPNIQVFNVDVRGDRSLTLQYVPHDRIPLDDSYDEVLKHLYRLWGFDVILEEVKESGRREILGTCPKRNDYDGKI; translated from the coding sequence ATGACAACGAAAACGAAAAAGGCAACGAAGAAAAAGACACTGCCAGATGGCCCAGATTGGACATTTGACCTTCTTGAACGCTACCACGTAGAAATAAAACGTGTCGCCGATCACTATCGTCTGGATACCTACCCTAACCAGATCGAAGTCATCACGTCAGAGCAGATGATGGACGCTTACTCAAGTATCGGTATGCCCATCAACTACAATCACTGGTCATTTGGCAAAAAATTCATCCAGACGGAGCAAGGCTATAAACATGGTCAAATGGGACTTGCGTATGAAATTGTTATCAATTCAGATCCTTGTATCGCCTACTTAATGGAAGAAAACACAGTGACTATGCAAGCACTAGTTATGGCGCACGCATGTTATGGTCACAACTCCTTCTTTAAAGGTAATTACCTGTTTCAAACGTGGACAGATGCGAGCTCCATTATCGATTACTTACTGTTTGCCAAAAACTACATTGCGGAATGTGAACAAAAATATGGTGTACAAGAGGTAGAAGACTTATTGGATTCATGCCACGCTCTGATGAATTTTGGTGTTGACCGTTATAAACGCCCCGAAAAAATCTCTATTGCAGAAGAAAAAATGCGTCAGGAAGAGCGAGAAGCTTATCTACAATCTCAGGTCAATGACTTATGGCGTACCGTGCCCAAAGGGAAAGTAGAACAAGAAGAATCGAAAATCCGATTCCCATCCGAGCCACAAGAGAATATTCTCTACTTTATTGAAAAACACGCACCACTACTTGAACCTTGGCAACGAGAAATCGTTCGTATAGTGCGAAAAATCAGCCAATACTTCTACCCTCAGAAACAAACTCAAGTGATGAACGAAGGGTGGGCAACCTTCTGGCATTACACCATACTCAATCACATGTATGACGAAGGGCTAGTGACTGAACGTTTCATTTTAGAGTTCCTTCACAGTCATACCAGTGTGGTGGCTCAACCTGCCTATAACAGCCCTTACTTCAGCGGCATTAACCCTTACGCTTTAGGCTTCGCTATGTTCCGTGATATTCGCAGAATCTGTGAAGAACCTACTGACGAAGATAAAGAATGGTTCCCAGAGCTCGCGGGAACGGATTGGCTCGAGGCCGTTCACTTTGCAATGAAAAACTTCAAAGACGAAAGCTTCATCAGTCAATATCTCTCTCCTAAACTAATGCGTGATTTTAAGCTTTTTGCCATTACCGATGATGATAGGAAGAACTACGTCGAAGTCACGGCTATCCACAATGACCTTGGTTATCGGGACATTCGTGAAAAATTGGCAGGCCAATACAACTTAAGCAGCCTTGAGCCGAATATTCAGGTCTTCAATGTCGATGTTAGAGGCGATCGTTCACTCACACTACAGTATGTGCCACATGACCGTATTCCACTTGACGATAGCTATGATGAAGTCTTGAAGCATTTATATCGCCTTTGGGGGTTTGATGTCATTCTTGAAGAGGTCAAAGAGTCAGGTAGAAGAGAGATTCTCGGTACTTGCCCTAAACGCAACGACTACGATGGTAAAATCTAA